The Patescibacteria group bacterium genomic sequence GTTTAAAGAGCACGATTAGGGGGGTGATTAATATGCCAAGAGGTGATGGAACTGGCCCTTTAGGCCAAGGCCCAGGAATGGGAAGAGGCATGGGTAGAGGCAGCGGAAATCGTCAGGGTGCAGGCTCGGGAGGAAATTGTATTTGTCCTGCCTGTGGCGCAAAGATTTCCCATCAGGCAGGCACGCCTTGCTCCTCGACGAATTGCCCTAAGTGTGGAGCGAGGATGGTAAGAGAATAAGAATTAAATCATGGATAAAGAAGTTCTTGAGAATCATAAAACATATCTTGAAAGAAAGAAGCTTCACCAAGGTTTCGGCTACGATGTAGACAAGGAAAGGGATTTTATCTTAGAGCAGGCAAAACCTTTCTTGGGTAAAATCCTTGAAGCCGGAACGGGAAAAGGGCATTTTGCGCTCGCTTTGGCTAAGGACGGGTATTCGTTTGTTACCTTTGATATATCAGAGGAGGAACAGCGTTTCGCAAAACTAAATATTGCGTATTTTGGTTTTGAGAAATTGGTTGATTTCAGGATCGAAAATGGTGAACGTACAAGTTTCGCTGACGGTAGTTTTGACGTAATATTTTCTGTAAACGTCCTGCACCATCTGCGCAATGCCTATCAAGTAATAGACGAAATCATCCGGATACTTTCCCCCAAAGGCAAGGTCGTATTAGCCGATTTTACGGAAGAAGGTTTCAAGGTTGTGGATAAAATCCACGGCCTTGAAGGTAATACGCATGAGGTTGGGCAGGTAAGTTTGCCGGACGCGGAATCGTATTTGATAAAAAAAGGTTTTTCAGTCAAGAAGACAAAGAGCGTTTATCAGTGTGTTCTTGTTGCCGAGAGAGGCAGTGTTTAGGGCATGATTATTTCAATTGCAAGCGGAAAAGGCGGAACAGGCAAGACTACAGTTGCGGTCAATCTTGCCCTGTCCTTAGAAAATGTCCAGTTCCTCGACTGCGACGTTGAGGAGCCCAACGCACATATATTTCTGAAGCCCCAAATAAAGGCAAAGAAGCCGGCCTGTATTCCCGTGCCTGAGGTTGATGAAGAAAAATGCACTTATTGTGGTAAATGCCGGGAGGTTTGCGCGTATCACGCCATCGCGGTATTACCGGGGAGCGGCGGGAAAAAGGGCAGCGTTTTAATATTTCCACATCTATGCCATGGCTGCGGCGCTTGTAGCGCTCTTTGCCCCGAGAAGGCAATAAAAGAAGTAAATAGAGAAATTGGCGTAATTGAAATCGGAGAGGCCCAGGGCATCCAGTTTATTCACGGCAAACTTAACATTGGCGAAGCAATGTCCCCGCCTCTTATCCGCCAGGTTAAAGAGCATATCAATCCTACAAAAACTGTGATTATTGACGCCCCTCCGGGCACGTCTTGCCCTGTGGTCGCTTCAGTTAAGGGCAGTGATTTTTGCATATTAGTTACCGAGCCCACGCCTTTTGGTTTAAATGACCTGATTCTGGCGGTAGAAGTGTTAAGAAAATTGAATATTCCCTTTGGAGTAGTGATAAACCGCTCTGATCTTGGAGATGATAAGGTGGAATTATATTGCAGTAAGAACAAAATCCCCGTATTAATGCGAATACCTTTTGATAGAGAAATTGCGGTTTTGTATTCAAAGGGTATTTCGTTAGTTTCAGGAAAGAAAGAATATACGAAAAATTTCCGGAATATGTTTAATTTGGTAAGTAAAATTTGAATTTATGAGAAAAATAATCGAATTGGTTAAAAGTGAAATTACTGAAGTTGTTGGATGTACAGAACCGGCAGCGATCGCTTTTGCTTTTTCCTCCATCTCGCATTTTTATGGCAAAGAAATAAAGCCAAACAAGATAAAAGCAAAATTGTATTTAAGCAAAAAAGTTTATAGGAATGCAGAATCGGCTGGAATACCAGGCATATGTGAACGGGGCATTTATCCGGCTTCGGCGCTTGGTATTGTCAGCAAAAGTATTTCCCTGAATGTCTTTTCAGGGATTACAAAAGAGCAGTTATTAAAATCAAAATTACTTTTAAGAAAAAGAAGTTGGTTAAAAATTATTGTACTAAATAGAAAGGGTATATATATCCGGGCGGAGTTAAAAACTCCCGATGGTTTATATAAAAGTGTCATACGCGATAGACATGATAACCTGGAAAAAGTGCTTCTGGAGGGGAAAGCACTCTACCGTAAAAAGCCGCAGATAGTTCATAGAATAAAAAATGTAAAAGAAATCTACGATATCGTAAATAAAAGAAGTAAAGAGCTTGAAAGAATTGCCAAAGAATTTATGTTGGGAAACGGAATGGCGCTTGGAAATATAAAGCAGTGTAATATTGCGGACATTGTGTATGAACTTGTCAAAAAGAGAATGAGCGGTGAACATATAAAGATATTGACCATAGTCGGCTCAGGAAACCATGGTATATTTTTATCCCTGCCTTTTTATCAACTCTACAAAAAACAAAGGGATAAAATTTTACCCGGGCTTCTGTTTTCCATCTTGACCGTCATATACCTGACCCAGAAGAAGGAGAGATTATCAGATTATTGCGGCCTGGCCAGTAAGGCCTCTCCCGCCCTGGTGGCCGGTCTGTCATACTTAAAAGGCGCGCGCTTAAATGAAATCGGCTACTATATGGAATTGGCCGAAGAGACAACCTCCGGGCTTTTATGCGAGGGCGCAAAGGAATCCTGCGCAAATAAATCATATTTATGCCTAAGAAATGCGCACAAAATCATAGATGAAAACAGAAAACTTCCATAAAAATTGTTTTGCGTGCGGGATTAAATCTAAATATGGACTTAGATTAAGATTCACCCTGCTTGATAACGAAATTATTACAGGCAAAGCAAAGCTGACAAAACATTTTCAGGGTTATGATGGCATACTGCAAGGTGGAATTATCAGCGCTATTCTGGATTCCTGCATGATACACCTTTTTAAAATGAAATATAACCTTGAATTGAAAACAGCAAAATTGAAAATATGTTTCAGGAGACCGATTCTAATTAATAAAGATATATTAGTGAAAGGAAGCGACATTAAAATGAGAGAAGGGCACTTTTATAAAGCTAACGCAAAAATATTAATAGATGAATTAGTTTATGCAGAAGCAGAAGGATATTTTAGAAAATGAATGTGTATTTATGGAATTGGCAGAAAAGGAGTGAAAGATGGTAAAAAAGGTCGATGTTCTTGTAATCGGAGCTGGCCCCGCTGGCGTGGCGTGTGCCATGACCGCCAGAAAATACTATCCCAATAAAAGTATTACTGTAATGAAAGATATCGCCGACGGAGTTATTCCTTGCGGCATCCCATATATGTTTGCCAGTTTAAACAGCCCCGATGAGAATAAATTAGGGATGGCGTCTTTGGAAAAGAATAATATTGAGGTTGTGGTTGATGCCGCACTAAGCGTAAACCGTAAGGATAAGATAGTAGAAACAGCCAGTAAAACCAAGTATTTTTATGAAAAATTAGTTTTAGCGATCGGCTCAACCCCCCTAATTTTACCTATAAAAGGGGTGGATAAGCAAGGGGTATATCCGATAAATAAAGAAATGGGGTATTTAAAGGATGTTATAAATCAAATTAAACGTTGTAAAAATGTTTTGGTCATCGGAGGTGGTTTTATCGGTGTTGAGTTTGCCGATGAGCTTTCTAAATTAAAAGGAATAAAGGTTACTTTAGTAGAGATGCTGCCGCATTTATTGGCAAATTCGTTTGATCCTGAATTTTCACAGATGGCCGAAGCACGTTTAAAGGAAAAAGGGGTTAATGTCTTAACTAATACCCTGGTAGAAGAAATAACCGGTCAAGGTAAGGTTGAAAGAGTGCGGTTTAACGGCGGTAAAGAAATTCCAGTAGAAGGGGTTATCCTCGGCGTAGGTTCAAAGCCGAATGTAAAACTGGCTGTAGATGCGGGATTAGAGCTTGGGTCTTGTACGGGTATTTTAACCGATGAATATATGCGCGCATCAAACGATCCGGATATTTTCGCGATCGGAGATTGTTCCTGTAAAAGAGACTTTTATACCCGCAAGGCAATTCCTGTAATGTTAGCCTCTACCGCGACTGCTGAAGCAAGAATAGCGGGCGCCAATCTTTATCAGATTAAGGTAATCCGCGAGAATAAAGGGACTATCGCGATATATTCAACGTACATTGACGGATTGGTTCTGGGGTCGGCCGGGCTTACTGAAAAAACTGCCCGGGATGAAGGATTTGAAATTGTTGTTGGCAGTATAGACGGAGTTGATAAGCATCCTGCAACTTTACCGGGGGCTTGCAAGGGAAAGATAAAATTAATCTTTTCCAAGCAGTCGGGTATTATTTTGGGAGGCCAGGTAAGCTGCGGGATGTCTTGCGCGCAGATGATCAATGTTATAGGTATCGCTATCCAGAAACGCATGTCTTGCACTGAATTAGAAACTTTGCAAATAGCGACTCATCCTTATTTAACCAGCGCGCCTACTATGTATCCTATTATTTTGGCCGCTCAGGATGTATACGGAAAGATATAACGAGGATAAGATCATATGAGGCAAATAGTTGTTATCAGCGGTAAGGGTGGCACAGGCAAGACCGTAATTACTGGCGCGTTTGCCGCTTTAGCAAAGAATAAAGTTATGGCAGACTGCGACGTTGACGCCGCCGATTTGCATTTATTACTGCAACCGGCCATAAAAGAGCGCCATGAATTTAGAAGCGGTAAAACCGCCGTAATAAACAAGGAATTATGCCAGAAATGCGGTCGGTGCATCGATGTTTGCCGATTTAAGGCGATAACCGATGATTTCACAGTTGATTCCATGTCCTGCGAAGGATGCGCTTTTTGCAGTCATATCTGCCCGGCACAAGCCATAATAATGAAAGAAAGTATATCAGGAGAATGGTTTATCTCCGATACCCGGTTCGGTCCTATGGTGCATGCCAAACTTGGGATTGCCGAGGAAAATTCCGGGAAATTGGTTTCGTTGGTAAGAAAGCAGTCAAAAGAACTGGCAGAGAAGAATAATTGCGATTGGGTAATTATTGACGGCGCTCCGGGTATAGGTTGCCCTGTTATTGCCTCGCTTTCCGGTATTGATTGCGCTGTAGTAGTAACGGAGCCTACGTTATCCGGCCTGCATGATGCGTTAAGGGTTATAGAGGTGACAAAGTATTTTAAGGTTCCCTCGCGGTTAGTAATTAACAAATACGATTTAAATCCGGATATGTCTGGAAAGATAGAAGAGCATTGCGCAAAAAACGGGATTTCATTAATCGGCAAAGTCAGGTTTGATAAAACGGTGGTAGAAGCCATGGTAGAGGGTAAGACTATCATGGAATATAAGGATACGCCGGTTAAGGATGAAATTAAGGAAGTTTGGGAAAAACTTCAAAATTAAAATATGAATATTTCAAATAAACGGGATATTCATGTTTTAAGATATTTTTCTTCGTTCGTGAGCATTTCGAATGGGAAAGTCATCAATATTACTGAGCCAACGCTTACGTTTTGTCCTTTGGCAAGATATTTGTATAAAGATTTTAGAAGTATAAATGGGCAGGATAAAGTAGCCGTTAAGCAGGCGATAAAAAGCGCGATTGAGACAAAAATAAAGACTTACGGTTTTTTCACCGATGATAGAAAACTATCATACGGCGGTCTTTCAATACCATACGGCGCGTCCGAGATGCTCATGTTCGCGTTAAAAAGGGGAGAGATAGACGTGGCGGTTGTTGTTTGCGAAGGAGCGGGGACCGTCATTACAGACACGCCGGAAGTTGTTCAGGGCATAGGCGGCCGCATGAACAACTTATTACTTACTTCCCCTATTGAAGGAATAGTTGAAAAGCTTAAGGAATTTGATTGCCGCGTGATCTTTAATAACGCCTTGATCGATCAAGCCCGCGGCGTTCAGGAGGCGATAAAAGCAGGATACAAAACCATCGCCGTGACCGTAAGCGGCTATTCAGCCGGGGATTTAAAGGGACTGCGTTTATTAGAAAAAGAAAAGGGTGTAAGGATCATTTCATTGGTAGTGTGTACTACGGGGATCACTGAAGATAAAATAGCCATTATGCGCGATTATGCTGATCTTGTGTGGGGTTGCGCCTCCCTTGATATCCGCCGGACGATCGGGCCTTCGGCGATAATGCAGCTTTCCAAACAGATCCCGGTATTTGTTTTGACGCGCAAGGGCATTGATTTTGTTTCAGCCTATGCGCAGGATCCGGGCCGTATCAAGGATTTAGATTTGGGAAAACAATATCTTATATCGAATGAGAAGAGCGAAAAGCGGGTGAAGATGGGTAATTTTACTGCGTTTATCGGCGAGACGCGATTACCGGTTTCCGCACGGAGTGTTCCGAGGTCCGATTATAGCGCGGAGCGCGCCTATGTATAAACATATCAGCGCCTATAAATTCTTCGGCAGAATGAATGATCCGACTAGCTCCGCATACCTTAAAGGCCCCTGCGGAGACGAGATGGAATTCTACCTGGTTATCGAAGATAGCGTAATTACCGAGATAAAATATTTTACTCAAGGCTGCGATGCGACAAAAGACTGCGCGGAAACGGCCGCACATTTGGCTTATGGTAGGACTATTGATGAAGCGTTGTCGATTTCGGCAGACGAGGTCATAAGGAACCTAAAAGATCTACCGGGAGACCACCTGCATTGCTCTATTTTAGCGGTAAGTACTCTATATAGGGCAATTGCGGATTATTTATTGAGACAATAAAAGGAAAACTTTTATGCACAATGTTGATGAAAAAGAGCTTGGGGAGCAAGAGAAGCGGCTTAAAGAAAAGATGGCAAAAGTTAAACACGCTATTATTGTCATGAGCGGCAAGGGCGGTGTTGGCAAGACATCTGTCGCAGTGAACCTCGCCTACACCTTGTCGTTATCCGGCAAGAACATCGGGATCTTGGATATAGATATCCACGGTCCGAATATCGCCAAGATGCTCGGCATCGAAGATTATTCTTTATGCGGTCACGAATCCGGGATCAATCCGGTAAAGGTATCGGAAAGGCTTAAGGCCGTGAGTATTGCGTTGATCGGACATGATCCAGACCGGCCGATCATCTGGCGGGGACCCATGAAAACGATGGTTATAAGGCAGTTCTTAGCCGACGTGAACTGGGGAGACCTGGACTATTTGATCATAGACTCCCCGCCCGGGACAGGGGATGAACCGCTTAGCGCCTGTCAGCTTATTCCCAATGTTAGCGGAGCGGTTATCGTTACGACTCCTCAGCAAGTGGCTGTGATGGACGCGCGGAAGACCATCAAATTTGCCAAGGAACTAAAAATACCGGTGTTGGGTGTGATCGAGAATATGAGCGGTTTTACCTGTCCGCATTGCAATCATGAGATAGATATATTTAAACGCGGCGGAGGGGAAAAGGCGGCCGCCGAGCTCGGAGTGCCGTTTTTAGGCAGGGTGCCGCTGGATGGGGCATTGGTTGAAATGGCTGATGAGGGAAAACCTTTTGTCTTTTTTGGCCGGAATTCCAAAGCTGCCGGCGCATTCATGAAGATAGTGAAGAGCATAGAGGATTTCCTGAAATGAAGTTGAAAGAAAAAGACAATTTAGATATCCAGCAATGGGTGAAGGACCGAATAAAACAGGAGGAGATCGACCGCTATTTAAAGAAAGGCATTGACTTCATAGATGATGGTGCCATAGATATGAAGCTCAAGGAAAATCGTAATCCCGACAAAAACAGGATAAAAGACATTCTTGCGAAATCCTTGTCAATAAAGACCCTTACGCTTGATGAAACAGCGGCCTTGCTTAATGTCGAAGACCCTCAGCTTATGGGAGCGATGGAGGAAGCGGGAGCGCAGGTTAAAAAGAAAGTGTATGATAACAGGATAGTGACATTTGCGCCGTTCTATACGGGCAGTTTTTGTGTCAATAGCTGCCTTTATTGCGGTTTCCGCAGAGAAAACGGCCTGATTAACCGGAAGCTGCTTTCGCTGGATGAAATTCGCACCGAGACTGAGGTCCTTGCCGGTAAGATCGGGCATAAGCGTATTATCGCGGTTTATGGCGAACATCCGCTATCGGATGCAGATTATATTGTAGATACGCTGCGTACCATTTATTCTGTTAAAGTAAAAACGCATAGAGGTTATGGCCAAATACGGCGGGTGAATGTAAACGCCTCGCCCATGAATATTGAGGACTTGCGTTTATTGCGCGGTGCCGGAATAGGGACATATCAGGTCTTTCAAGAGACGTATAATCATAAAATGTATTCAAAAGTACATCCGCGGGGCACCGTAAAAGCCGATTATCGTTGGAGGCTTTATTGCATGCACCGCGCGTTTGAAGCCGGTATCGATGACGTGGGCATAGGGGCTTTGTTCGGATTATACGATTGGCGGTTTGAAGTAATGGGTTTATTATGCCATGCCAGGGAACTTGAAGGGCGTTTTGGGATAGGCCCGCATACCGTGTCTTTTCCCCGTATCGAACCGGCATCGAATGCCCCTTACGTGCAGGATACTTCATACCGCGTGAACGACATTAATTTCAAAAGGCTAGTTACGGTGATACGGCTTGCTATACCTTACACGGGAATGATCATTACCGCCCGTGAACCCGAAACGATACGCCGTTCTGTAATTCCGCTTGGATGTACGCAGACAGATGCTTCCTCGTGCATAAGCATAGGCGGTTACAGCGAAAACCACGGCGCCCAAGTGGAAAGCAACCAGCAGTTTACGCTTGGGGATACAAGGACATTGGATGAAGTGATAGGCGAGTTTGCGGCTAGGGGACAGATAGTGTCGTTTTGCACCGCGGGATACCGTTGCGGCAGGACGGGCAAGAAGATCATGGATCTTTTGAAAAGCGGGAAAGAAGGCGTATTTTGCAAGTTGAATGCGATCCTTACGTTCCGTGAATGGCTTGACGATTTTGCGAGCGAAAAGACGCGCCAATCAGGGACGAGAGTGATCGATTCCGAGTTAAACGAAGTAAAAACGAAATACCCCCTTATGTATCTGCCGCTTCGCGACTATTATGAACGCATCTCTAAAGGCGAGCGGGATTTGTATTTTTAAAAAAGGCGATTATGTCAAAGCGCGAATTTAACTATATTTATGGTCCGGTTCCTTCATGGCGGCTGGGAAGGTCTTTAGGGATAGACCCGATTTCATATAAAGGCAAAGTTTGTACGTTTGACTGCCTTTACTGCCAGATCGGGAAGACGAGTTTCTTGACCGACAAGAGAAAGACTTTTGTTTCCGCTGAAAAAATAATAAGGGAACTAAAGTCGCTGCCGCCCTTGAAGATAGATTATATAACTTTCTCCGGGGCCGGGGAGCCCACCCTGGCAAAGAACCTGGGACAGATGATAAAGATGGTAAAAAGGATAAGTGGCGAGAAGATAGCGGTCATAACGAATTCATCCCTGATGGGAAGGAAAGATGTGCAAAAAGACCTGTTACTGGCAGACTTCGTTGTTGCCAAGCTCGATGCTTCTTCCCAGAACGGACTTAAAGAGATGAATAGGCCGATAAAGACCGTAGGATTCGGAGATATTATTAAAGGAATAAAAGATTTCAGGAAATATTACAAAGGAAGGCTGGCATTGCAGGCCATGTTTACGGAAAAAAACAAAAAGTATGCCGTTGGGATCGCGCGGATCGCCTCGGAAATCAATCCGGACGAGATCCAGATCAACACTCCCCTGAGGCGGTGCCGAGTAAAACCGTTACCAAAAAAGGATCTAGATGCAATAAGGCGTTTATTTATCCGCGAGTGTGGTAATGACGTGAAGATCATAAGCGTCTACGACAGCAAAAAGAAAAAAGTCAAGCCGATCAGCAATGATGAAACTTTAAAAAGAAGGGGTAAAGTGTAACGGGAGGAAAAATGGTACTCGAGGAAAAGAAGATATCCAGGATAATAATGGATTCATTTTATGAGAAACTCAGGGATAGCCTTTCATGTGAGGTAGCTATCGTAGGAGGAGGCCCCTCAGGATTGATCTGCGGCTATATCCTGGCTAAGCGCGGGATAAAAGTAGCCTTGTTTGAGAGGAAAGGAAGCCTTGGCGGCGGGATGTGGGGTGGAGGCATGATGTTCAACAGTATAGTGGTTGAGGAGGACGCCAGGAGGATGCTTGACGAATTTAGCATAAGATACAAGATAAAAGAAAAGCATTATTTGGTAGCAGACGCGCCGGAGGCCGTTTCCGCCATCGCTGCGGCCGTGTGCAGGGAAGGAGTCAGGGTATTTAATTTTATGAGCGCTGAAGATGTAGTTGTAAGGTCGGGCAGAGTGAGCGGATTGGTTGTAAATTGGACGGCCGTTGAAATAGCCGGTTTTCATGTCGATCCACTGACTGTCGAGGCAAGATACGTCGTCGACGCTACCGGGCATGAACACGCCGTGAGCAGGACATTGATCGAAAAGTTGAAGGGCAAATTGGGCGGTGTGGAAAAATATCCCTTGCGCGAAAGGTCCCTGAACGCTGATCTGGGAGAGAAGGAGGTAGTGCAAAATTCAAAGGAGATCTTTCCCGGGCTCTATGTAGCAGGAATGGCGGTTAATGCCGTGTTTGGCGGGCATCGAATGGGACCTATATTCGGAGGGATGTTTCTTTCAGGAGAAAAGGTTGCCAATTCTATCATCAAGGCTCTCGGAAAGAGGGTATTAATAGAAAGCAAGAAAAATGGAACCCTTAGAAATTAAAAAATATCCGGATGGCATTTTAAGAAAAAAGTGCCTTAACGTAGAAAAGGTCACGGATAGGGAATTAAAGAATTTCGAAGAGATGCTTTTTACAATGCGGCATTTTGCGGGAATCGGTTTAGCCGCGCCGCAATTAGGAATCGCCAGGAATTTGATAGTGGCGGATATCGGAGAAGGTGCGATTCAGTTGGCCAATCCCGTAATTCTAAAAGCAAAAGGATCGGATAAGACGGAAGAGGGCTGTTTAAGCATCCCTGGTATAGCTGTTTACATAGAGAGACCATATAAGATTATTATTAGCGGATTAAATGAAAAAGGCCAAGCCGTGGAGATCAAAGCAGCGGGGCTTTTAGCCAGAGTCTTGCAGCATGAAGTAGACCATTTAAAAGGGAGATTGATCGTAGATTATCTGAATCTGCTGGAGAAGTTTAAACTGAGATTGCATAAGCAGAGGCGGGATATTAAAAATGCAGATAAAAATTCTTTTTGATAAGAACGCCTTAGATAAGGCTCTTTACCCCACCCTTACGGGCAAGAGGAAAGTTTATACCGGTTGGGGTGTTTCTTTTTTAGTGGATGATAGAATTTTGTTCGATACAGGCGAAAAAGGACAATGGCTTCTTGAAAATATGAAGACTTTGGGAGTGAATGTGGCGGGAATCGAGGCAGTGGTGATTTCTCACGACCATTGGGATCATGTCGGAGGATTACGGGCGATATTAAAATGTAACCCCAAAGTTAAGGTCTATGCCTGCCCTAATTTTAGTAAAAGGTTCAAGAATAAAGTTAAATCTTATGAAAGCCGCTTAATCGAAGTTGATAAATTTACCAGGATACAGGACAGTATTTATTCCACCGGAGAGATTCCGGGCAGGTATGCTTTTAGATATATGCCGGAGCAAGGTTTGGTTTTAAGGACACGAAAAGGTTTGACTATACTTACGGGCTGTGCCCATCCGGGTATTATAAAAATGATAGAAAATGTAAAACAAAACAT encodes the following:
- a CDS encoding class I SAM-dependent methyltransferase gives rise to the protein MDKEVLENHKTYLERKKLHQGFGYDVDKERDFILEQAKPFLGKILEAGTGKGHFALALAKDGYSFVTFDISEEEQRFAKLNIAYFGFEKLVDFRIENGERTSFADGSFDVIFSVNVLHHLRNAYQVIDEIIRILSPKGKVVLADFTEEGFKVVDKIHGLEGNTHEVGQVSLPDAESYLIKKGFSVKKTKSVYQCVLVAERGSV
- a CDS encoding ATP-binding protein gives rise to the protein MIISIASGKGGTGKTTVAVNLALSLENVQFLDCDVEEPNAHIFLKPQIKAKKPACIPVPEVDEEKCTYCGKCREVCAYHAIAVLPGSGGKKGSVLIFPHLCHGCGACSALCPEKAIKEVNREIGVIEIGEAQGIQFIHGKLNIGEAMSPPLIRQVKEHINPTKTVIIDAPPGTSCPVVASVKGSDFCILVTEPTPFGLNDLILAVEVLRKLNIPFGVVINRSDLGDDKVELYCSKNKIPVLMRIPFDREIAVLYSKGISLVSGKKEYTKNFRNMFNLVSKI
- a CDS encoding L-serine ammonia-lyase, iron-sulfur-dependent, subunit alpha, with protein sequence MRKIIELVKSEITEVVGCTEPAAIAFAFSSISHFYGKEIKPNKIKAKLYLSKKVYRNAESAGIPGICERGIYPASALGIVSKSISLNVFSGITKEQLLKSKLLLRKRSWLKIIVLNRKGIYIRAELKTPDGLYKSVIRDRHDNLEKVLLEGKALYRKKPQIVHRIKNVKEIYDIVNKRSKELERIAKEFMLGNGMALGNIKQCNIADIVYELVKKRMSGEHIKILTIVGSGNHGIFLSLPFYQLYKKQRDKILPGLLFSILTVIYLTQKKERLSDYCGLASKASPALVAGLSYLKGARLNEIGYYMELAEETTSGLLCEGAKESCANKSYLCLRNAHKIIDENRKLP
- a CDS encoding FAD-dependent oxidoreductase; this translates as MVKKVDVLVIGAGPAGVACAMTARKYYPNKSITVMKDIADGVIPCGIPYMFASLNSPDENKLGMASLEKNNIEVVVDAALSVNRKDKIVETASKTKYFYEKLVLAIGSTPLILPIKGVDKQGVYPINKEMGYLKDVINQIKRCKNVLVIGGGFIGVEFADELSKLKGIKVTLVEMLPHLLANSFDPEFSQMAEARLKEKGVNVLTNTLVEEITGQGKVERVRFNGGKEIPVEGVILGVGSKPNVKLAVDAGLELGSCTGILTDEYMRASNDPDIFAIGDCSCKRDFYTRKAIPVMLASTATAEARIAGANLYQIKVIRENKGTIAIYSTYIDGLVLGSAGLTEKTARDEGFEIVVGSIDGVDKHPATLPGACKGKIKLIFSKQSGIILGGQVSCGMSCAQMINVIGIAIQKRMSCTELETLQIATHPYLTSAPTMYPIILAAQDVYGKI
- a CDS encoding 4Fe-4S binding protein codes for the protein MRQIVVISGKGGTGKTVITGAFAALAKNKVMADCDVDAADLHLLLQPAIKERHEFRSGKTAVINKELCQKCGRCIDVCRFKAITDDFTVDSMSCEGCAFCSHICPAQAIIMKESISGEWFISDTRFGPMVHAKLGIAEENSGKLVSLVRKQSKELAEKNNCDWVIIDGAPGIGCPVIASLSGIDCAVVVTEPTLSGLHDALRVIEVTKYFKVPSRLVINKYDLNPDMSGKIEEHCAKNGISLIGKVRFDKTVVEAMVEGKTIMEYKDTPVKDEIKEVWEKLQN
- a CDS encoding DUF2099 family protein, which translates into the protein MNISNKRDIHVLRYFSSFVSISNGKVINITEPTLTFCPLARYLYKDFRSINGQDKVAVKQAIKSAIETKIKTYGFFTDDRKLSYGGLSIPYGASEMLMFALKRGEIDVAVVVCEGAGTVITDTPEVVQGIGGRMNNLLLTSPIEGIVEKLKEFDCRVIFNNALIDQARGVQEAIKAGYKTIAVTVSGYSAGDLKGLRLLEKEKGVRIISLVVCTTGITEDKIAIMRDYADLVWGCASLDIRRTIGPSAIMQLSKQIPVFVLTRKGIDFVSAYAQDPGRIKDLDLGKQYLISNEKSEKRVKMGNFTAFIGETRLPVSARSVPRSDYSAERAYV
- a CDS encoding iron-sulfur cluster assembly scaffold protein, whose protein sequence is MYKHISAYKFFGRMNDPTSSAYLKGPCGDEMEFYLVIEDSVITEIKYFTQGCDATKDCAETAAHLAYGRTIDEALSISADEVIRNLKDLPGDHLHCSILAVSTLYRAIADYLLRQ
- a CDS encoding Mrp/NBP35 family ATP-binding protein, producing MHNVDEKELGEQEKRLKEKMAKVKHAIIVMSGKGGVGKTSVAVNLAYTLSLSGKNIGILDIDIHGPNIAKMLGIEDYSLCGHESGINPVKVSERLKAVSIALIGHDPDRPIIWRGPMKTMVIRQFLADVNWGDLDYLIIDSPPGTGDEPLSACQLIPNVSGAVIVTTPQQVAVMDARKTIKFAKELKIPVLGVIENMSGFTCPHCNHEIDIFKRGGGEKAAAELGVPFLGRVPLDGALVEMADEGKPFVFFGRNSKAAGAFMKIVKSIEDFLK
- the hydG gene encoding [FeFe] hydrogenase H-cluster radical SAM maturase HydG, with the protein product MKLKEKDNLDIQQWVKDRIKQEEIDRYLKKGIDFIDDGAIDMKLKENRNPDKNRIKDILAKSLSIKTLTLDETAALLNVEDPQLMGAMEEAGAQVKKKVYDNRIVTFAPFYTGSFCVNSCLYCGFRRENGLINRKLLSLDEIRTETEVLAGKIGHKRIIAVYGEHPLSDADYIVDTLRTIYSVKVKTHRGYGQIRRVNVNASPMNIEDLRLLRGAGIGTYQVFQETYNHKMYSKVHPRGTVKADYRWRLYCMHRAFEAGIDDVGIGALFGLYDWRFEVMGLLCHARELEGRFGIGPHTVSFPRIEPASNAPYVQDTSYRVNDINFKRLVTVIRLAIPYTGMIITAREPETIRRSVIPLGCTQTDASSCISIGGYSENHGAQVESNQQFTLGDTRTLDEVIGEFAARGQIVSFCTAGYRCGRTGKKIMDLLKSGKEGVFCKLNAILTFREWLDDFASEKTRQSGTRVIDSELNEVKTKYPLMYLPLRDYYERISKGERDLYF
- a CDS encoding radical SAM protein, producing the protein MSKREFNYIYGPVPSWRLGRSLGIDPISYKGKVCTFDCLYCQIGKTSFLTDKRKTFVSAEKIIRELKSLPPLKIDYITFSGAGEPTLAKNLGQMIKMVKRISGEKIAVITNSSLMGRKDVQKDLLLADFVVAKLDASSQNGLKEMNRPIKTVGFGDIIKGIKDFRKYYKGRLALQAMFTEKNKKYAVGIARIASEINPDEIQINTPLRRCRVKPLPKKDLDAIRRLFIRECGNDVKIISVYDSKKKKVKPISNDETLKRRGKV
- a CDS encoding sulfide-dependent adenosine diphosphate thiazole synthase, coding for MVLEEKKISRIIMDSFYEKLRDSLSCEVAIVGGGPSGLICGYILAKRGIKVALFERKGSLGGGMWGGGMMFNSIVVEEDARRMLDEFSIRYKIKEKHYLVADAPEAVSAIAAAVCREGVRVFNFMSAEDVVVRSGRVSGLVVNWTAVEIAGFHVDPLTVEARYVVDATGHEHAVSRTLIEKLKGKLGGVEKYPLRERSLNADLGEKEVVQNSKEIFPGLYVAGMAVNAVFGGHRMGPIFGGMFLSGEKVANSIIKALGKRVLIESKKNGTLRN
- the def gene encoding peptide deformylase produces the protein MEPLEIKKYPDGILRKKCLNVEKVTDRELKNFEEMLFTMRHFAGIGLAAPQLGIARNLIVADIGEGAIQLANPVILKAKGSDKTEEGCLSIPGIAVYIERPYKIIISGLNEKGQAVEIKAAGLLARVLQHEVDHLKGRLIVDYLNLLEKFKLRLHKQRRDIKNADKNSF